In the Pseudonocardia sediminis genome, CGGCTACGGCGCGCCGCTGCCGACCCCGGAATGGGGCTCGCTGGTGGCCGAGGGCCGCAACTACCTGGCAGGAGCGTGGTGGCTGTGCGCGATTCCCGGGTTCGTGATCGCGGCCACCGTGCTGTCGGTGAACCGGATCTCCCGGGCCCTGGACGGGGAGTGGGCGAGGTCGGCATGAGTGCCCCGAAGAACGCGACGGCGATACTGCAGGTCAGTGACCTGGAGGTGACCTATCGGGCCACCGGCGGGCGAATCCACGCCCTGCGCGGGATCGACCTGGAGGTGGCGCCCGGCGAGGTCGTCGCCGTGGTGGGGGAGTCGGGGTCGGGCAAGTCGACGCTGGCCCAGGCCGTCGTCGGTCTGCTGCCGGTGAACGGTGCCGTCGGCGCCGGGACGATCCGGCTCGCCGGCGACGAGCTCACCGGCCTGTCCGAGAAGGCGCTGCGGACGGTCCGCGGCCGGAAGGTCGGGCTGATCCCGCAGGATCCGACGGTCTCGCTGAACCCGGTGCAGAAGATCGGCGCCCAGGTCGCCGAGGCGCTGCGCGTGCACGGGCTCGCGGACCGGCGCGGCGCGCGGATCAAGGCCGTCGAGCTGCTCGAACGCGCCGGGCTCCCGGAGCCGGCGACACGCGCCGGGCAGTACCCGCACGAGCTCTCCGGCGGCATGCGGCAACGCGTGCTGATCGCCGTCGCGATCGCCGCCGACCCCGGCCTGCTGATCGCCGACGAGCCCACCAGCGCCCTCGACGCCACCGTGCAGCGCCGCATCCTCGACCACCTCGACGCCCTGCGCGCCGAGACCGGCAGCGCGCTGCTGCTGATCACCCACGACCTCGCCGTCGCCGCCGACCGAGCCGACCGGATCGTCGTCATGTCCGGCGGGCGCATCGTGGAGCAGGGGCCGGTCGACGAGATCCTGCACCGCGCCCGCGACCCGTACACCCGCGCCCTGATCGGGGCCGCGCCCGGACTGTCCGCGACCGCGGCCGTCCCGCCCCCACCGCCGAAGGAACCGGACGCGGACTCGCCCTCGGGGCCGATCGCCGAGGTGCGGAACCTGGTCAAGGACTTCCGCCTGCCCCGGGCCGCCGGGCGGCGCGCGACGCTGCGCGCCGTCGACGACGTCTCGTTCACGATCGGGCGCGGGGAGACCCTGGCGCTGGTCGGGGAGTCCGGGTCGGGCAAGTCGACCACCGCGCGGCTGCTGCTGCGCCTGGCCGACCCCACCTCCGGCGAGGTGATCTTCGACGGCGACGACATCACCCGCGTCAAGGGCGACGCCTGGCGGAGGCTGCGCCGCCGTGCGCAGCTGATCTACCAGAACCCGTACGCCTCGCTGGACCCGCGCTTCACCGTCGAGCAGGTGATCACCGAGCCGCTGCAGGCGTTCGGTGTCGGCTCGGACGCCGAGCAGCGGGAACGGGCCGCGGAGCTGGTCGGGCGGGTCGCGCTGCCGTCCTCGGTGTTGCAACGCCGGCCGGTGGAGCTCTCCGGCGGGCAGCGCCAGCGGATCGCGATCGCCCGCGCGCTGGCCCTGTCCCCGGACCTCGTGGTCTGCGACGAGCCGGTCTCCGCGCTCGACGTGTCGGTGCAGGCCCAGGTGCTGGCGTTGCTCGGGGAGCTGCAGGCGCAGGGCGGGCTGAGCTACCTGTTCATCTCGCACGACCTGGCCGTCGTCCGGCGGATCGCGCACCGCGTCGGGGTCATGCGTGACGGCAGGCTTCTCGAGCTGCGGCCCACCGAAGAGCTGTTCGACGCCCCCCGCGAGGAGTACACGCGCGACCTGCTGGCCGCGATCGCCGGTCGGGGTCACTCGGTGTCGAGGGCGGCGGTGTCGAGGGCGGCGGTGTCGACGGCGGCGGTGTCGGAGGTGGTGGGCGGATGACGATCCCGCTGTCGGTCCTGGACCTCTCGCCGGTGCCCGCCGGCGGCACCCCGGGCGACGCCCTGCGGAACTCGATCGATCTCGCCCGCGCCGCGGAGCGGTCCGGCTACCAACGGTTCTGGGTGGCCGAGCACCACCTGAACACCGGCGTCGCGTCGTCGTCGACGCCCGTGCTGGTCGGTCTGATCGCCGCCGCGACCGAGCGGATCCGGGTCGGGTCCGGCGCGGTGCAGATGCCGAACACGCGACCGCTGCAGGTCGCCGAGCAGTTCGGCACGGTCGCCGCCGTGCACCCCGGACGGGTCGACATCGGCCTCGGCCGGTTCGACCTGCACAAGATCCTGCGCCTGATCGAGAAGGGCCGGGCCGCCGCCGCGTCCGACGGGGGCGGACCGCCGCCGCAGACCCCGGCCCCGCGGGTGGTCGACGGGCTGCTGGTGCCCTCGCCCGGCCGTGTCGCCGGTGACCTCTCCCTGTTCGGCGCGCTCGGTGCGCTGCTCGGTTTCCACGCCGAGGACCCGCCGCCGGACTACCGCGAGCAGGTCGTCGACGTGCTGTCCTACTTCGACGGCACGGCGGTGCGCCCGGACGGGCAGCCGCTGCACGTCCTGCCGGCCGAGGGCGCCGACGTCGAGTTCGTCGTGCTCGGCTCCAGCCCGGGGACCAGCGCGAACGTCGCCGGCGAGCTGGGACTGCCGTTCGCCGCGAGCTACCACACGGTGCCGCACGCCGTCCTGGACGCGGTCGCGGCCTACCGCGCCGCGTTCCGCCCGGGCCGCGTGCCGCGCCCGCACGTGTTGATCTCCGCCGACGTCGTCGTCGCACCGGACGACGACACCGCCCGGGAGCTCGCCGCCCCCTACGGCCAGTGGGTGCTCGACATCCGCACCGGCCGCGGCGCACGCCCGTACGTCACGCCGTCGGAGGCGAGGGCCCGTGAGTGGTCCGACGCCGAGCGGGCGGGGGTCGCCGACCGGATCAGCACCCAGTTCGTCGGCTCACCCGCCACCGTCGCCGACCAGCTGGAGACCCTCGCCCGCGCGACCGGCGCCGACGAGCTCCTGATCACCACGATCACGACCGAGCACTCCGACCGGATCCGCAGCCACGAGCTCCTGGCCCGCGAGTGGGCCGCCCGCTCCGCCACGGGTGCACCGGCAGGGGCGCCCGCCGGGGCGCCTACCGGGCCGCCCGCCGACGGGTCTCCGGTGATCGACGCCCACGCCCACGGCTGAGCGCGGGTCCGGACGTCCCGCTCCGGACCCTCACGACGGCGCCCGCCGGTCCACGTGCCGTGCCGTACGGTGCCGCGCCGCGCGCCGTCGCTCCGGTCGCGCCCGCGGCTGGAGCCGTCTCTCCACAGCCGAGACGGACCCGACAGGGATGGATCGCCGGATCGCCTCCGCCGGTGGCCGTCTCGACCGCCGGTTGCCGCGTACCGGGCTTCCGTCTCGTGCCGGACCCCTCTCTCCGGACAATGCTTCACGAACAAGCACGTCTCGTGAGGCATTTTCGTCGCGGCGGTCCTCGACCGGATCGTCGGGCGAGGTGGAGGTGCCCCAGGCCTCGCGGACGTCGTGGTCGTCCGGGGAGTCCGGCGCCGTCGGATCGGTCGGGACCGGTAGCGGCTCCACGGCCCGGACGGTCCGGCCTTTCCGGAGGGCCGTGCACCGTCGTGACGACGTCACCACCGGAGGTCCACCGGTACCCTCCCGGCACGAGCAGACGACGTGCGGAGGCCACCATGGCAGTTCAGGCGAACGCGACACCGCACCCGGAGCCGGACGAGGAACTCCCACCTCTTCCGCCTCAGCGCACCACACTGGAGCTGCCGGACGACGAGATCCCGGATCTCGCCGAGGCGGAGGTGCCGCCGCTGCCCTCGGACGAGATCCCCTCCCTGCAGGAACGGCCCGATCCTGACGCGCCGCGAGGTCCCGGTGACGAGCCGTCGGTGGAGCGCGACGCCGCGACCGAGTAGGCGGCCGGGCACGGCCCTCCCGCCGGTCTGCCGCCGTCCATCGAGCGCGTTCAGACCGCAGGCGTGCTGAACAGGCCGTCGAGGTTCGCGATGCGCACGCCGGATTGGGTCACCTCGCCAGGTGGTGTGTCGCGTCGCGGTGCCGGGATGTCGATCATCGGTGCCGGCCGCCGTCGTGGGGTTCGGGTGGGGTCGATCCATGCCGGTGGGAGGAACTCGGGTAGTCCATCCCGGATGCGGACGTCCCATCCGGGATGGTGGATCAGCCGATGGTGTTGCCGGCAGAGCATGACCAGGTTGTCGATCTTCGTGTCGCCGTGTTCTTCCCACGGGATGACGTGGTGGACCTCGCACCATGACGGCGGCCGGTCGCATCCGGGGTGGGCGCAGCCGCGGTCGCGGGCGATGACCGCGCGGCGGAGACCGTCGGGGATGGTGCGGGTGGCGCGTCCGACGTCGAGGGGCTGACCCTTCCCGTCGAACACGATGGGGATGACAGCCGAGTCGCAGGCCATCATTCGCAGGGTTTCTGTGGAGGTGCGTCCGCCGAAGTCGAGCATCCCGGTCTTCGCGCGCTTCTCCAGGTCCTCCAGCGCGATGATCACCGAGATCTGCGGGCGACGCCCACCGGTCTCGGGCACCAGCCCTGCGGGCCCGTGAGCCAGGGCGAACGCGCACACCTCGGCCAGGGCCTCGGCCTGGCGTTGAGCGGGCTCGCGGGTCTCGTCCGAGGAGGTGGGCTTGGACTTGGCGTCGATCACCGCGGCGATGGTGTCGAACATGGCAGCGTCGTCGAAACGCCCGGTGATCT is a window encoding:
- a CDS encoding dipeptide ABC transporter ATP-binding protein translates to MSAPKNATAILQVSDLEVTYRATGGRIHALRGIDLEVAPGEVVAVVGESGSGKSTLAQAVVGLLPVNGAVGAGTIRLAGDELTGLSEKALRTVRGRKVGLIPQDPTVSLNPVQKIGAQVAEALRVHGLADRRGARIKAVELLERAGLPEPATRAGQYPHELSGGMRQRVLIAVAIAADPGLLIADEPTSALDATVQRRILDHLDALRAETGSALLLITHDLAVAADRADRIVVMSGGRIVEQGPVDEILHRARDPYTRALIGAAPGLSATAAVPPPPPKEPDADSPSGPIAEVRNLVKDFRLPRAAGRRATLRAVDDVSFTIGRGETLALVGESGSGKSTTARLLLRLADPTSGEVIFDGDDITRVKGDAWRRLRRRAQLIYQNPYASLDPRFTVEQVITEPLQAFGVGSDAEQRERAAELVGRVALPSSVLQRRPVELSGGQRQRIAIARALALSPDLVVCDEPVSALDVSVQAQVLALLGELQAQGGLSYLFISHDLAVVRRIAHRVGVMRDGRLLELRPTEELFDAPREEYTRDLLAAIAGRGHSVSRAAVSRAAVSTAAVSEVVGG
- a CDS encoding LLM class flavin-dependent oxidoreductase, which translates into the protein MTIPLSVLDLSPVPAGGTPGDALRNSIDLARAAERSGYQRFWVAEHHLNTGVASSSTPVLVGLIAAATERIRVGSGAVQMPNTRPLQVAEQFGTVAAVHPGRVDIGLGRFDLHKILRLIEKGRAAAASDGGGPPPQTPAPRVVDGLLVPSPGRVAGDLSLFGALGALLGFHAEDPPPDYREQVVDVLSYFDGTAVRPDGQPLHVLPAEGADVEFVVLGSSPGTSANVAGELGLPFAASYHTVPHAVLDAVAAYRAAFRPGRVPRPHVLISADVVVAPDDDTARELAAPYGQWVLDIRTGRGARPYVTPSEARAREWSDAERAGVADRISTQFVGSPATVADQLETLARATGADELLITTITTEHSDRIRSHELLAREWAARSATGAPAGAPAGAPTGPPADGSPVIDAHAHG
- a CDS encoding HNH endonuclease signature motif containing protein, with the translated sequence MSTGRVAAAHDRLIEAVEELRAATLGASDTEQITVLIACEAARRRLDHLSVEVLASAERRDVFTSRGYKTSSAALADLLGWERFEARRHVMAAENVVGKTALDGAQLPPRLPATAEVFDAGRTSLRHVEVVAKVLATRAAERLTPEVWAAAEVQIGAKTSEYTPNELQVWATALVEKLDQDGPEPDDDRPEPEVNELRIVRHRNRPGGKITGRFDDAAMFDTIAAVIDAKSKPTSSDETREPAQRQAEALAEVCAFALAHGPAGLVPETGGRRPQISVIIALEDLEKRAKTGMLDFGGRTSTETLRMMACDSAVIPIVFDGKGQPLDVGRATRTIPDGLRRAVIARDRGCAHPGCDRPPSWCEVHHVIPWEEHGDTKIDNLVMLCRQHHRLIHHPGWDVRIRDGLPEFLPPAWIDPTRTPRRRPAPMIDIPAPRRDTPPGEVTQSGVRIANLDGLFSTPAV